In bacterium, one DNA window encodes the following:
- a CDS encoding branched-chain amino acid ABC transporter permease: MTARGLGGPAGAILAAAALAAALVLPSVAGTYYIRVVTGIFMFGMLASGWNIVGGYTGYPDFGAAAFIGIGAYTTGILMLRVHLPFAAALPAGGILSIAAAVAMGSVLLRLRGHYFAVATLGFMIVLQQLASNLDVTGGGSGMNLPPVRSFTTFYYWMLAGLIVAVAVGFVLPRSRVGYAIAAIRENQDAAQVLGVAPLPFKIFAYAASAFFFGIGGGIYAYWFTFIDPPTVFNIDFTIQAVVMTIFGGPGTALGPLAGAVILKSLDVVLTNISIFLHNVFFGALVCLLVIFAPRGLAEIFQARGGLIEAIRTELRENRI, translated from the coding sequence GTGACGGCGCGGGGGCTGGGTGGCCCTGCGGGCGCGATCCTCGCCGCTGCCGCCCTGGCCGCGGCGCTGGTGCTACCGAGCGTCGCCGGCACCTATTACATCCGGGTGGTGACCGGGATCTTTATGTTCGGGATGCTCGCCTCGGGCTGGAACATCGTTGGCGGCTACACCGGATATCCGGACTTCGGCGCGGCCGCGTTCATCGGGATCGGCGCCTACACGACTGGGATCCTGATGTTGCGCGTCCACCTTCCGTTCGCGGCGGCGCTTCCCGCCGGCGGGATCTTGTCGATCGCGGCCGCCGTCGCCATGGGGTCCGTCCTCCTACGCCTCCGCGGCCATTACTTCGCCGTCGCCACGCTTGGGTTCATGATCGTCCTCCAGCAACTGGCGTCGAACCTCGACGTCACCGGTGGCGGATCCGGGATGAACCTCCCGCCGGTCCGGAGCTTCACCACGTTCTACTACTGGATGCTGGCGGGGCTGATCGTCGCAGTCGCGGTGGGGTTTGTGCTCCCCCGCTCGCGAGTGGGGTATGCTATCGCGGCGATCCGCGAGAACCAGGACGCCGCGCAGGTCCTAGGCGTGGCCCCGCTCCCGTTCAAAATCTTCGCCTACGCTGCGAGCGCGTTCTTCTTCGGCATCGGGGGCGGGATTTACGCGTACTGGTTCACGTTCATCGACCCGCCCACCGTGTTCAACATTGACTTCACGATCCAGGCGGTCGTCATGACGATCTTCGGTGGACCGGGAACCGCGCTGGGGCCGCTGGCCGGGGCCGTCATCCTCAAGAGCCTCGACGTGGTCCTCACCAACATCTCGATCTTCTTGCACAACGTCTTCTTCGGGGCGCTCGTCTGCCTGCTCGTGATCTTTGCCCCCAGGGGGCTGGCTGAAATCTTTCAAGCGCGCGGGGGGCTCATCGAAGCGATTCGCACCGAACTCCGGGAAAACCGCATCTGA